TACGAAAAATAGCCCCTAAATCGAAGTTTTCTTTTTAAACTCTCATATTCTGAAAGACTTCCTGGTTCATCAAAGTCAACCACGTCTTTGAAGTCTGGAATTAATTTTTCAAGAGTTTTGGTATCTGTGTTTGATGCTAATTTTCCCATAATTCCAATATGGCTTGAGCCAATCAGAACGTCTTTAGGTAAATTATCTGTGTATTGTGTTGCACAGATTAAATTAATACACAAAGACCTTCCTTCTCTTAAAATCTTATCAATGGCCCATTTTCCTGCAGGATCCCTCATGAAATTTTGGACCTCATCTGCAACAAAAAACACAGGGATTCTGTATTTTATTGCAACGTTTATCGCATGTTGAACTACCAATTTAAAAATTAAACATTCTTCAAAGGAATCGAGCTCTGAATTCTGTGAAAAATCAAGGATATTTATTTTTTTGTTTGTGATCTGTTTTAAAAAAGAATGTTTTGAATCCCCTGAAAATAACGAATCAGACCTTAAACGGTTCATTGTTTCCTCAATCCTTAAATAAGTCTGAGAAGGTCCAGAATTAAACGTTTCATAACTTGCAGCTATATTCAAAACTTCTCCAGGTTCTCTAATTTTTTGAATATCCCAAATATTTTTTAAGATTGCAGAATATCTTGCAGTTTCTGAAAAATTATTCATATCTGCAATTATTTCAAAAGGAATGTCTGGATAAGCCAGTTTTGAATCAACTGTTTCTGTTAGTGGCCCATTATCAAAAGCAATATCTTTAATATTTCTTCGAGGTCTGAACACGAAACGCCTTGCAGGATATGCTGCAGGGCTTAAACCATGCCTTCCCAGAAGTGATTTGTATTCATCTGATTCCATTTTTGTGTATTTTCCGAGAATATTTGGAAAACCAATGGAAAAATCACCCATTAAGCCATATTTTAACTCTTTGTCATTTTCAAGTTCATTAACGTAATGTTCGATATAATTCCAGATTCCTTCACCGTATTTACGTGAAAGTTGTGCTGAACTTAGTTTTTCAGATTCCTCATGGTAAATTTCAATTACTTTTTTAGGTTTTGAAGTATCAACTTTCCTTTCAATCACAATAATTATGGGTGGAATTCCTGCATCTGAATAACTTGAATAAATTTCTTCTATCATTCCACGCATTATCGTGGTTTTTCCGTAACCGGATTTTCCTAAAAGAGTTATATGGTTTGCTTCATCGTTTTTAAGGTCTAAAGTTCTTTTTGTTCGTTCTCCATGTTTTTTCGTTGAATCTGCCCTTCCAATACCTAAATTTATTAATACCATTTTTAGACCTCCTATACCTTAAAATGCCAAAATCCCAGGGTTTGGGTACTGGTGGTACCGGTGTTACCGGCGGTACTGGTGGTACCAGACAATAAAAAAAACTAAAAAAATGGGTACCACACGTAAATTAAATTTCAAAATCGAATTGTTTTTTTCTCTTTCTGAGTATCAAAAATAACACTAAACATACTATTACTCCGACTAAAACACCAAGTTTAAAGTTATTTACAGTTTTTACAGCATTATTGTATGCCCCTGCATTGATGTCCTTAGTATCGTTGCTCTGGGTGTTAATCAGGTCTGTAATCATATCCTGATAGCCCTCATTTTGAGTTTTTAAAATTTCCTTTTCAGCTTCTATCAGTTTAATCTTTGAATTAAGCGTTGTAATGTTTTCTTTTAGTTCAACGTTCTCTTTTTTAGCCACGATATAACTTGAAAGCTGTTTATCTTTTTCACGAAGTTCTTCTTTTAATGTTGTAATGTTTTGTTTCAACTCATGGACCAGGGCATTCTGACCTGAAACCATATTGCCATCATACACGATCAACGTCGAATAGTTCAGATCATCGTAATCTGTCAAAACATAAACTGTTTCATTGTCACTATGTGCGAAAACTCCTGGAAGAAAACAAAACAACATAATTAAAAACAGTTTTTTCTGCATGGGTTATAACCCTATTAAATTAGTAAGGGCACCAAAATTCACAGATAAAAACCCAGTAATATATCCAAAAACCGCTAAAGTAGCACACAATATTAAAACCGTATAGAATCCTTTTGTAAACTGTTTCATTAAAATCACCTTTTAAAATAATCCTTCCATATCAACATAGCCCTTTTCACGATTCACAGTAATATAACCCATGAACCGACCTGTGGTGCCCGTGTCACCAAAATAAAATTTAAATTTCCAATATTTTTCAGACTCTTCAATTGATTTGGGTTCAACCCTGATCATCAAGCCCTTTGATTCTAATGAATTACCATATTCTTTGTCAATGTAATTCTGTGCAAGATAATATGCTTCTACCCCACCGATTTCATACATTTTTGGAGGTTTAGTTAATTCTGATTTTGAACCGTCTTTATAATACACGGTTTCATTTGAAATGATGTATCCTGATGAAGGATAACCAAATTTCAATAATTTTAACTGAATAATCTCTTCATCCGTTTTGGATGAGTTTGCTATTTGGAAAACAAGCAAAAAAATAATTAAAAATGTGAAGAAAATTATTTTCTTCATTTCAATCACCCTGTGATTCCAGGGATTGGGGGTAGTAAAGAAATGTTATGCCCATAGGTTGCGACAGTCGCACCGATCCACAAAAATAAAAATAATTCATCATCTCCAGTTTCTGGAGCCAGGATATATGCTGCACATATTCCTGCAGCAACAAGTGCAGGTGCTGAAATTGAACCTATTGAAAGATTAATAGTTCCAAGCGTAGCATAAAGAACCGCAACAAATGCGACAATGCCTGCGATAACTGTTTTAAGTAATCTGTTTGATGTGGTTTCAGGAAGTAGCCTTTTATGTAAATCATTAATATCTGCAAGTTTATCAAGGCCCTCTATTAACAGCACTACTGCAAAAGGAATGGAAGAAAGGGAAGTTGCAATTTCTGAAATTGTAACCACTTGTGTTCCAGTCCACCATAAGAGAGCAGCTGCTACAGCTGAAGCACCGACAGCTTTTGGAAGCCAGGCATCAAATGAAAAATTATCCATAAAATCACCCTTATCCTGCAATGGTGACATTAATCCATTCAGCACCTTCAGCAGGGAGTCTTGATGTGTTTTCATCACAGACAATTTCTAAGTAATAGTAAAGATCTGTTTCAGTACTGTTTGCAGTGAACTCGAAAGTTCCTGGAAGATCTAAAGCAGTTGAATTTACGGTATTTGTGAATGTTGTGTTGTCATATGAAGTGAATAATAAAACATCAGCAGTTTTATTGTCTTCTGATGCGGAAAGCGAGAATAAAACAATTCCGGTGGTGTTATCAAAGTCAGGTACTGCAGTAAACGATAATGCAGTTTCTTCAGTTTCTTCAGTAGTATTTTCAACAGTAATTTCTACAGTTTCATATGATCCTGCGTCTGTTGGCAATCTGTAAGTTTTATCGCTGTATGAAACAACAGCATAGTAATAAATGGTTTCTTCGCCTGCTTCAGGCGTTACTTCTATATCAATAGGGAATGATACATCTTCAAAAGTATTCGTTTTAGTAAACGTTAATTCATCGTATGAAATAAACAGTTCAAGTGAATCTGCAGTTATATTTTCTTTTGAAGCATTAAATGTAATTAAAACATCACCAGTTTCACTGTCAAATGCCGCATCTGAAGAAAATGTTGTTCCAGTTGGAATGATAATTCCTCCAGATTCCCCTTGATTTAGATAATAATAGGAAGCCCCTGCAACGAGGATCACTGCAATTGCAAGGCCAACCCATAAATTATTATTTTTAGCCATTATTTTCACCGTTTAGATTTTTTACCTTTATTTTTCTTCATTTCACTTCTACTCTTTTGAACTACGTTTCCCTTGCCGTCAACGTAACAAAAGGAGCCTTTTTTTCTTTTTACCTTACCAATAATTTCTGCCATTCGATACCTCCAATTATTGAAATAATCCTTTCGATTATCCCTGAAAAATCAAAGTTTGAAATGTCCAGGAATCCAAAATAAGATAATATAAAAACAACTGCGGTGGCAAGGAGTATTGCCTTAATATTTTTAATTAAAAGAGCTACGAGTACAATTATAACAATCTGAATCCAGTAGGATTGAATTATCGGAATTATTGATTCAAAGTTCACATAACCTCACCACCACTATTTTTTACCTGCATTGGCTGCAGTCACAACTATTGCACCAAGACAAACACCAAGCATGATCCTTGAACATTCAAGGAAAATCTGGGAAACATCCTGGTAATAATACAGCAAAATAAGTACAATTAAAACAAAAGAAGCGAGTAAATCGCCAAAATTCCACTTTTCAGAACCTATTTTCCATACACATATTAACACAATAAGTGTTGGAACGATCCAAGAAAAAAGGCCAGGCAATCCAAGGACTTGGCCAACAACTTCTACCTGTGGTTTAAGAACCATAGATAGCACAAAAGACATGATAACTAAAATAAATTGATTAATCATAATTTACACCTACATTTTAAACCACCTAAAGCCCAAAGCCTGTGAAACTTGGAATTATCGTTAAG
This DNA window, taken from Methanococcus maripaludis, encodes the following:
- a CDS encoding helicase HerA domain-containing protein, with amino-acid sequence MVLINLGIGRADSTKKHGERTKRTLDLKNDEANHITLLGKSGYGKTTIMRGMIEEIYSSYSDAGIPPIIIVIERKVDTSKPKKVIEIYHEESEKLSSAQLSRKYGEGIWNYIEHYVNELENDKELKYGLMGDFSIGFPNILGKYTKMESDEYKSLLGRHGLSPAAYPARRFVFRPRRNIKDIAFDNGPLTETVDSKLAYPDIPFEIIADMNNFSETARYSAILKNIWDIQKIREPGEVLNIAASYETFNSGPSQTYLRIEETMNRLRSDSLFSGDSKHSFLKQITNKKINILDFSQNSELDSFEECLIFKLVVQHAINVAIKYRIPVFFVADEVQNFMRDPAGKWAIDKILREGRSLCINLICATQYTDNLPKDVLIGSSHIGIMGKLASNTDTKTLEKLIPDFKDVVDFDEPGSLSEYESLKRKLRFRGYFSYNKDYTEHIEYRQPQSL